One Silene latifolia isolate original U9 population chromosome 4, ASM4854445v1, whole genome shotgun sequence DNA segment encodes these proteins:
- the LOC141652827 gene encoding transcription factor TCP20-like, producing MDDNTPTDKTQLTTTSTTVTATASATKQQQLAPKRTSTKDRHTKVDGRSRRIRMPALCAARVFQLTRELGHKTDGETIQWLLQQAEPAVMAATGTGTIPASFITASGSNSGSQQLGSVSLGLRTSTDQVGTRSSWAGFGGSQLGTSIWPGMNSGYFDGGNGSSTGAGGAISNLSGQSQNTGYLTNFQLQGVGLPSTNMGLLSFTPFLTRGGQIPGLQLGLAQDSHGIIGPVYQRQQQQQHQSHEQQQEQQQQQNSAEDLHQQLHQSHSNDNSREQ from the coding sequence ATGGATGATAACACACCCACAGACAAAACTCAGCTAACTACCACTTCCACCACCGTCACCGCCACCGCTTCcgcaacaaaacaacaacaattagCTCCCAAAAGAACCTCAACCAAAGATAGACACACAAAAGTCGACGGCCGAAGCCGAAGAATACGAATGCCAGCTCTTTGTGCTGCTAGGGTATTTCAACTTACAAGAGAACTAGGTCATAAAACCGATGGCGAAACAATTCAATGGCTTCTCCAACAAGCTGAACCGGCTGTGATGGCCGCTACTGGTACAGGAACTATCCCGGCTTCATTCATCACCGCCTCCGGTTCAAATTCCGGTTCGCAACAACTCGGGTCTGTTTCTCTAGGGTTAAGGACTAGTACTGATcaggttggtactcggtcgagttgggcTGGTTTTGGAGGATCTCAACTGGGTACATCGATTTGGCCCGGTATGAATAGCGGGTATTTTGATGGTGGTAATGGGTCTAGTACTGGAGCTGGAGGTGCGATTTCAAATTTATCGGGTCAGAGTCAGAATACGGGTTATTTGACGAATTTTCAGTTACAAGGTGTTGGGTTGCCTAGTACTAATATGGGTTTACTTAGTTTTACTCCATTTTTGACAAGAGGTGGTCAGATTCCGGGCCTACAGTTGGGCCTGGCCCAAGATAGTCATGGTATTATTGGGCCCGTTTATcaaaggcaacaacaacaacaacatcaatctcatgaacaacaacaagaacaacaacaacaacaaaatagtGCTGAAGATTTGCATCAACAATTGCATCAATCTCATTCTAATGACAATTCAAGAGAGCAATGA
- the LOC141652826 gene encoding 11-beta-hydroxysteroid dehydrogenase 1A-like, producing the protein MDLLNKVLNIVTPILTLLILCIFLPPFQLVKVILSIVRYFSSEDVAGKVVVITGASSGIGEQLAYEYARRGAFLVLAARREKSLREVANLCVELGSPDAIAVPADVSKINDCKRIVDSTIAHFGRLDHLVTNAGITSMSMFEDYEENTMPTSIMDINFWGAVYITRFAIPHLRSTRGKIIAMSSCASWLTTPRLSIYNASKAAMASFYETLRVEVGSDIHVTLVTPGLFESEITKGKHLSREGLMNVDPLQRDVVVSLFPMETTERCAKVVINSACRGQRYVTTPAWYRVSYWWRVFWPELVELVFRLFYVTERGVSPSESLSKKLMDLPGLKEIVHPSSIQCSGVKTD; encoded by the exons atggatttGTTAAACAAAGTCTTGAATATAGTAACTCCAATTTTAACTTTATTGATATTATGCATTTTCTTACCTCCTTTTCAACTTGTTAAGGTCATTCTTTCCATTGTACGTTACTTTTCTAGTGAAGACGTTGCCGGAAAAGTCGTCGTCATAACCGGTGCATCTTCTGGTATCGGCGAG CAACTGGCATATGAGTATGCCAGAAGAGGAGCATTCCTAGTACTAGCGGCAAGGAGAGAAAAAAGTTTGCGCGAAGTCGCAAATTTGTGTGTCGAACTTGGCTCACCGGACGCTATAGCAGTTCCCGCAGATGTTTCCAAGATTAACGATTGCAAACGTATCGTTGATTCTACTATAGCACACTTTGGAAGAC TGGATCATCTTGTGACCAATGCTGGAATTACTTCAATGAGTATGTTTGAAGATTATGAAGAAAATACCATGCCAACATCGATCATG GATATTAATTTTTGGGGTGCTGTTTATATAACTCGCTTTGCGATTCCTCACCTTCGAAGTACCAGAGGAAAGATTATTGCCATGTCTTCGTGTGCATCTTGGCTAACAACACCGCGATTGAGCATCTATAAT GCTAGTAAAGCAGCTATGGCATCGTTTTATGAGACCTTACGAGTTGAAGTTGGATCGGATATTCATGTTACTTTAGTTACTCCAGGACTGTTCGAGTCTGAAATAACAAAAGGCAAACATCTTTCACGCGAAGGCTTAATGAATGTTGATCCGCTTCAAAGAGAT GTTGTGGTAAGTTTATTTCCGATGGAGACAACAGAAAGATGTGCAAAGGTTGTTATTAATAGTGCATGCCGTGGACAAAGATACGTGACTACGCCAGCATGGTATCGGGTTTCTTACTGGTGGAGAGTGTTTTGGCCGGAGCTGGTGGAATTGGTTTTCCGTTTGTTTTATGTCACCGAGCGTGGAGTCTCGCCCAGTGAATCATTGAGTAAGAAGCTCATGGATCTCCCCGGATTGAAGGAAATTGTTCATCCATCTTCAATCCAATGTTCTGGTGTCAAAACTGACTAG